One genomic segment of Prosthecobacter fusiformis includes these proteins:
- a CDS encoding 3-keto-disaccharide hydrolase gives MKFTPAALFLTLLGSISLSSSGAEPTPPPGFRTLFNGRDLTGWHGLNPHSVVKLKDAKKDEALKAMRAEFAKHWHVENGELVNVGTGPYATTDEAFGDIEFLIEYKTVAKADSGIYLRGTPQVQIWDINQPDDAKKPDRHPKLGSGGLFNNTPKTPGRDPLVVADKPFGEWNSFRIRQIGDVTWVWLNDKLVVDAAKMENYWDKTQPLPATGPLMLQTHGGEIRWRNLFIREIGKEEATKILSEKK, from the coding sequence ATGAAATTCACTCCTGCCGCTCTTTTTCTCACCCTTTTGGGTTCCATTTCTCTCTCCTCTTCAGGTGCCGAACCGACTCCTCCTCCCGGTTTTCGTACCCTTTTTAATGGGCGTGATCTCACTGGCTGGCACGGCTTGAACCCTCATTCCGTCGTCAAACTCAAGGACGCAAAAAAAGACGAAGCCTTGAAAGCAATGCGCGCGGAATTTGCCAAGCATTGGCATGTGGAAAATGGCGAGCTGGTAAATGTCGGCACAGGTCCCTATGCCACCACGGATGAAGCCTTTGGCGACATCGAATTTCTTATCGAATACAAGACCGTGGCCAAAGCGGACAGCGGCATCTACCTGCGGGGCACACCCCAGGTTCAGATCTGGGACATCAACCAGCCTGATGATGCCAAAAAGCCGGACCGCCATCCCAAGCTCGGCTCCGGTGGCCTCTTTAACAACACACCGAAAACCCCAGGTCGTGATCCGCTGGTGGTCGCCGATAAACCTTTTGGCGAGTGGAACAGCTTTCGCATCCGCCAGATTGGCGATGTGACCTGGGTCTGGTTGAATGACAAGCTGGTGGTGGATGCCGCCAAGATGGAAAACTATTGGGATAAAACCCAGCCGCTTCCAGCCACCGGACCCTTGATGCTGCAAACCCACGGCGGTGAAATCCGCTGGCGCAATCTCTTCATTCGCGAGATTGGCAAGGAAGAAGCGACTAAGATCTTGAGCGAAAAGAAGTAA
- the cobA gene encoding uroporphyrinogen-III C-methyltransferase — protein sequence MSKSSASPSPGICYLVGAGPGDPGLLTIKGKECIEAADVLVYDYLCNPELLRHAKPGTERMYVGKKAKEHTLTQDQINALIVKLTREGKVVTRLKGGDPVLFGRGAEEAAELAEAGVAFEIVPGITSAIAGPAYAGIPVTHRDHCSQLTIFTGHEDPTKEETSLDYAKLAKADGTKVFLMGVERMEEITGKFIENGADPETPMALVRWATHGRQQTLIGTLGTMAAKVKEAGFKAPAVAVVGNVVNERKNINWFENRPLFGKRIVVTRTRQQVGALSKKLRLLGADVIELPTIRIEEPHNLVLFGELVQDCHQYEWLIFTSPNAVDAFFKMFYKIYKDARSIGGVRIAVVGPGTAEKVREQHLDVDLMPEKNFVAEGLVAALKEYQNMENVNVLWVRGEETREVIANELTGLGAIVDEAIAYRTVPEKDDNLEAISRVVNEGADMITFTSASTVDCFMNLNIAMPADIKVASIGPITSEAARKRGLKVDIEAEANTIPGLVSAIEKYWK from the coding sequence ATGTCGAAATCATCTGCATCCCCTTCCCCAGGCATCTGTTATCTCGTCGGCGCCGGTCCTGGCGATCCGGGGCTGCTGACGATCAAAGGCAAGGAGTGCATCGAAGCGGCCGATGTTCTCGTGTATGATTATCTGTGCAATCCAGAGCTGCTGCGCCACGCAAAACCGGGCACCGAAAGGATGTATGTGGGCAAAAAAGCCAAGGAGCACACGCTGACGCAAGACCAGATCAATGCTCTGATCGTCAAACTGACGCGTGAGGGCAAGGTGGTGACGCGACTTAAAGGCGGAGATCCGGTCCTCTTCGGCCGTGGAGCGGAAGAAGCGGCGGAGCTGGCGGAGGCAGGTGTGGCTTTTGAAATTGTGCCAGGCATCACCAGCGCGATTGCGGGCCCGGCCTATGCGGGCATTCCGGTGACGCATCGTGATCATTGCAGCCAATTGACCATTTTTACCGGGCATGAGGATCCGACCAAGGAGGAGACGAGCCTGGACTATGCCAAGCTGGCCAAGGCGGACGGCACCAAAGTCTTCCTGATGGGTGTGGAACGGATGGAAGAGATCACGGGAAAATTCATCGAAAATGGAGCGGATCCTGAGACGCCGATGGCATTGGTGCGATGGGCAACTCATGGCCGCCAGCAGACGCTTATCGGCACTCTTGGCACCATGGCGGCGAAGGTCAAAGAAGCCGGATTTAAAGCACCTGCTGTCGCAGTGGTGGGTAACGTGGTGAACGAGCGTAAAAACATCAACTGGTTCGAAAACCGGCCTTTATTTGGCAAGCGCATCGTGGTGACACGGACCCGCCAGCAGGTGGGGGCATTGAGCAAGAAACTGCGTCTTTTGGGCGCGGACGTGATCGAACTGCCCACCATCCGCATTGAGGAGCCGCATAATCTCGTGCTTTTCGGTGAACTGGTGCAGGACTGCCATCAGTATGAATGGCTGATTTTCACCAGCCCGAATGCCGTGGATGCATTCTTCAAGATGTTTTACAAAATCTACAAGGATGCACGCAGCATCGGCGGTGTGCGCATCGCGGTGGTGGGACCGGGTACTGCGGAAAAGGTGCGGGAGCAGCACCTGGATGTGGACCTGATGCCGGAGAAAAACTTTGTGGCTGAAGGCTTGGTGGCAGCACTCAAAGAATACCAGAATATGGAGAACGTGAACGTCCTCTGGGTGCGTGGTGAAGAGACGCGCGAGGTCATCGCCAATGAACTTACCGGTTTAGGTGCAATCGTGGATGAGGCCATCGCTTACCGCACCGTGCCTGAAAAGGATGACAATCTGGAAGCCATCTCCCGCGTGGTGAATGAGGGGGCGGACATGATCACTTTCACCAGTGCCAGCACGGTGGATTGCTTCATGAATCTGAACATCGCCATGCCAGCGGATATCAAAGTGGCGAGCATCGGGCCGATCACCTCTGAGGCTGCACGCAAACGCGGTCTGAAGGTGGATATCGAAGCCGAAGCCAATACAATCCCTGGCCTGGTCAGTGCGATCGAGAAGTATTGGAAATAG
- a CDS encoding N-acetylmuramoyl-L-alanine amidase family protein — MPLTRHLAAALLCLFLVACGSAPRLSQRSIYGDRPGPKGFNTVIIDAGHGGKDSGARARGLVEKQLALDVAKRLRSELWPGYKVVLMRDSDFFVDLDQRVARANRYGDAVLVSIHFNYGSRYRAGPETYYWRSDSYALAKRVQRNLSALAPYERDNAGLVRRRLRLTRNPALPCILVECGYLTNAKEAALVATSSYREKLAEAIARAIKDQARDGDAGMGPIPRPIYAPPSKAGDARG; from the coding sequence ATGCCACTGACCCGCCACCTCGCCGCAGCCCTCCTTTGCCTTTTTCTAGTCGCTTGCGGAAGCGCCCCGCGTTTAAGCCAGCGCAGCATTTATGGGGACCGGCCCGGGCCCAAGGGATTTAATACTGTCATTATCGATGCTGGACATGGCGGCAAGGATTCGGGTGCGCGTGCTCGTGGCTTAGTGGAAAAACAACTGGCTCTGGATGTGGCCAAGCGGCTGCGCAGTGAGCTCTGGCCCGGCTATAAAGTGGTGCTGATGAGGGATTCTGATTTCTTTGTGGACCTGGATCAACGCGTGGCCAGGGCCAACCGTTATGGCGATGCCGTGCTGGTGAGCATTCATTTCAATTATGGCAGCCGCTACCGCGCCGGGCCGGAGACTTATTACTGGCGCAGCGACAGCTATGCACTGGCCAAACGAGTACAGCGAAACCTTTCCGCCCTGGCTCCTTACGAACGTGATAATGCAGGCCTCGTACGCCGACGACTGCGTCTAACCCGAAATCCTGCCCTGCCCTGCATTCTCGTAGAATGCGGATACTTGACGAATGCGAAGGAGGCAGCCCTGGTAGCGACTTCTTCCTACCGAGAAAAATTGGCTGAAGCGATTGCACGTGCGATCAAGGATCAAGCCCGTGATGGCGATGCAGGCATGGGACCAATTCCACGGCCCATCTACGCGCCACCGAGCAAAGCAGGTGATGCGCGGGGATGA
- the dusB gene encoding tRNA dihydrouridine synthase DusB: protein MLPWLNSDRFPLYLAPMAGVTDVTFRGLCKDLGADVVVTEFVSAEGILQRDDRTRHYTDFEDGQRPLGVQLFGADGVRMGEAARKIIDWKQPDFIDINFGCPVNKVVSKNGGSSLLKNCPMLAEVAREVAKAVPIPVTAKMRIGWDAQSINAVEVAKILEDCGIQAITVHGRTRAQGYTGQADWEVIGQVADAVKIPVIGNGDIASGMDVEVRRAQTNVRGIMIGRAAMANPWVFQEAKQYLETGVHATPATVEQRFAFMRKHCELAIARSNRGGEFEIVRSMRSRLMGYTRSIPGGKFLRGRFGQIGSLMELDDILAEYQRQSHRFHSRPEPDEDVPA from the coding sequence ATGCTTCCTTGGCTGAACAGTGATCGTTTTCCTCTCTACCTCGCCCCGATGGCGGGAGTCACCGATGTGACTTTTCGCGGTCTATGCAAGGATCTGGGTGCAGATGTGGTGGTCACTGAATTCGTCAGTGCGGAAGGTATTCTGCAGCGGGATGACCGGACGCGCCACTATACGGACTTTGAAGATGGCCAACGACCGCTGGGCGTTCAGCTCTTTGGTGCCGACGGGGTTCGTATGGGAGAGGCGGCGAGGAAGATCATCGATTGGAAACAACCCGACTTCATCGACATCAATTTTGGCTGCCCCGTAAATAAGGTGGTCTCTAAAAACGGCGGTTCTTCCCTCCTGAAAAACTGCCCCATGCTGGCGGAGGTGGCTCGTGAGGTGGCCAAAGCCGTGCCCATCCCGGTGACGGCGAAAATGCGTATCGGGTGGGATGCCCAAAGCATCAATGCCGTGGAGGTGGCTAAAATCCTGGAAGACTGTGGTATTCAAGCCATCACGGTCCATGGCCGCACGCGGGCGCAAGGATATACCGGACAGGCGGACTGGGAAGTGATTGGCCAAGTGGCAGATGCGGTAAAAATACCCGTCATCGGCAATGGCGACATCGCCAGCGGGATGGATGTGGAGGTGCGCCGGGCGCAAACAAATGTACGGGGCATCATGATCGGCCGGGCCGCGATGGCGAATCCATGGGTTTTCCAGGAGGCCAAGCAATACCTGGAAACCGGCGTGCATGCTACCCCAGCCACAGTCGAGCAGCGTTTTGCCTTCATGCGGAAGCATTGTGAACTGGCCATCGCAAGGAGCAATCGGGGTGGGGAATTTGAGATCGTGCGCTCGATGCGTTCACGCCTGATGGGATATACCCGCAGCATTCCCGGCGGTAAATTTTTACGCGGACGGTTTGGCCAGATCGGCAGCCTAATGGAACTGGATGACATCCTGGCTGAATATCAACGCCAGAGCCATCGTTTTCACTCACGGCCTGAGCCGGATGAAGATGTGCCGGCTTAA
- the smc gene encoding chromosome segregation protein SMC — MYLKSLTLHGFKSFADKTHFEFHKGVTGIVGPNGCGKSNVVDAIRWVLGETSAKALRGEEMADVIFNGTDKRKPVGLAEVVLTMADCEQALGVAYNEVAICRRVFRDGRSEYRLNNTVCRLKDINDLFSGTGIGRQAYSIMAQGQIDMLLSSKPEDRRMVFEEAAGITKFKGQKKEALRKLEYTEANLLRVADVIAEVKRQMGTLQRQAAKARRYQTLLDDVRMFDTHLAHRQYSEYSAEKAESENHVRMMTEQLEQLQQRLQTTELEATETREAYHSVESQINQLRQQSQELRSQVQSAEGRIGFNNERNEELHGRIRQNEEQITQGQHHLEQQRQEMISADEQLISIRENIETRQISLNEHLSIHNAILPDRSRLDSDRRSVRESIRQFEGQIASADARAQSLTNQITADRQRYETLAHDRQVSAEAKETSQIEFDNLQKEIQDLEETRNELDEKAKYCAREIIEKRGQRDALNEELTELQRAVTQRRSRIEIIEQLLQKGEGLAEGTQQVLKGLDNPEVYSVGVRGLLASAIEVEPRFIAAIEAALRDHLQAVLLTDSELASQILDRLSNKMLGKAALLPHDFATMRAVPDRQLVPEGGIAWAIDKVKARQGVQELTDRLLNNVLIVDDLHTALRLKKQLRDVAIATLQGEFIAADGVIHGGATKEEAASMLRREAEVRTLKVELEGYEYQVLEKEDAVAQLRAQVEDMQREELTLREQSQRAREGFSQLTGKLSVVQRALQQASTKLESVEWDQNQITGRIQAAEAQIAWQREESTVAQEQLEGARIHEGELEIEMEAFLRRELESSERLNELRTALALEQSALQSLERQKAPMATRLHELEAAIQRFDLEINTWRSRIEQGMAENARFAEQVESQRGAIEAIDEHLQNKTEERAGAFERVTELENQLVQLRQQTSGLSDSRNRIEVQLTRVDLRLENLINQVQERYAFHISAFEPDYHALMYSISEQKKSRGRGGDKRKSSTTAFNEAVQEVTAQDTAEEQQNETEEADESSSAATDMPVVDADEVDLDAIEIPGEEGHPDWDFVSEVVGELRQKLESIGAVNLDAIQEFEELEERHNFLDTQHNDLVNSKEELLQVIARINETTKIMFSETFELVRGFFHNNFRELFGPTAKADLMLTDDTDPLESGIEIIAKPPGKKLQTISLLSGGERSMTAVALLFSIYQVKPSPFCVLDELDAPLDESNISRFLKMLDNFIDNSQFIIVTHNKRTMSRADVIYGVSMQEFGISKPIGVRMTTEDTRPPKQQELRLDAEVAAEESHHGDEPLEEAQEEPVLASLAGLAIKLPGAIQEALPLQDLTSFRSRS, encoded by the coding sequence ATGTACCTCAAGAGCCTCACCCTTCACGGCTTCAAGTCCTTTGCGGACAAGACGCATTTTGAGTTTCACAAAGGAGTCACTGGCATCGTGGGTCCGAATGGTTGTGGCAAATCCAATGTGGTGGATGCCATCCGCTGGGTGCTGGGGGAGACATCGGCCAAGGCCCTGCGTGGTGAGGAAATGGCGGATGTTATTTTCAATGGTACGGATAAACGTAAGCCAGTGGGTCTAGCAGAAGTGGTGCTGACCATGGCCGACTGTGAGCAGGCACTGGGAGTGGCATATAACGAGGTGGCCATTTGCCGACGAGTCTTCCGCGATGGGCGCAGCGAATACCGGCTGAACAATACGGTGTGCCGACTGAAGGACATCAATGACCTGTTTTCAGGAACGGGGATTGGCCGACAAGCATACTCCATCATGGCTCAGGGCCAGATTGACATGCTTTTGAGCTCAAAGCCGGAAGATCGACGCATGGTTTTCGAAGAGGCCGCTGGCATCACCAAATTTAAAGGCCAGAAAAAGGAGGCTCTGCGCAAGCTAGAATATACGGAAGCCAACCTGCTGCGCGTGGCGGACGTCATCGCCGAAGTGAAGCGACAGATGGGCACGCTCCAGCGCCAAGCGGCAAAGGCACGCCGTTATCAGACCTTGCTGGATGATGTGCGGATGTTCGACACGCATCTGGCTCACCGCCAGTATAGCGAATACAGCGCAGAAAAGGCCGAATCTGAAAATCATGTGCGCATGATGACGGAGCAGCTTGAGCAATTGCAGCAGCGCCTGCAAACCACCGAGCTAGAAGCCACCGAAACGCGTGAGGCCTATCACTCAGTCGAATCTCAGATCAACCAGCTCCGCCAACAGTCGCAGGAGCTGCGCAGTCAGGTGCAAAGCGCCGAGGGCCGCATCGGGTTTAACAATGAGCGTAACGAAGAACTTCACGGCCGCATCCGCCAGAATGAGGAGCAGATCACCCAGGGGCAGCACCATTTGGAGCAGCAGCGGCAGGAGATGATCAGCGCGGATGAGCAGCTCATCAGCATCCGTGAAAACATCGAGACAAGGCAGATTTCCCTCAATGAGCACCTGAGCATTCACAATGCCATCCTGCCTGATCGCAGCCGGCTGGACAGTGACCGGAGGTCCGTACGGGAATCCATCCGCCAATTCGAAGGCCAGATTGCCTCCGCCGATGCGCGGGCGCAGTCGCTGACCAACCAAATCACTGCGGACCGCCAGCGATATGAGACCCTGGCTCATGACCGGCAGGTCTCCGCCGAGGCCAAAGAAACCAGCCAGATCGAATTCGACAATCTTCAAAAGGAGATCCAAGACCTGGAAGAAACGCGCAACGAACTGGATGAAAAAGCGAAGTACTGCGCGCGCGAAATCATCGAGAAGCGCGGCCAGAGGGATGCCCTCAATGAAGAACTGACAGAGCTGCAACGTGCCGTCACCCAGCGCCGGTCCCGCATCGAGATTATCGAGCAGCTTTTGCAAAAAGGCGAGGGCCTGGCTGAAGGTACTCAGCAGGTCTTGAAAGGCCTGGACAATCCAGAGGTCTATTCCGTGGGTGTGCGCGGTCTCCTGGCTTCCGCCATCGAAGTGGAACCGCGTTTCATCGCCGCCATTGAAGCTGCCTTGCGAGATCATTTACAGGCCGTACTTCTCACTGACAGTGAGCTGGCCTCACAGATACTGGACCGGCTGTCTAACAAAATGCTTGGCAAGGCCGCCCTGCTTCCGCACGACTTCGCCACCATGCGGGCCGTGCCGGACCGGCAACTGGTGCCTGAAGGCGGCATTGCGTGGGCGATTGACAAAGTGAAGGCTCGCCAGGGCGTGCAAGAGCTCACTGACAGACTGCTGAACAATGTGCTCATCGTCGATGATCTGCACACCGCACTGCGTCTGAAAAAGCAGCTTCGCGATGTGGCCATTGCCACTTTGCAGGGTGAATTCATCGCCGCTGACGGCGTCATCCATGGCGGTGCGACGAAAGAAGAAGCCGCCTCCATGCTGCGGAGAGAGGCCGAAGTACGCACCCTGAAGGTGGAGCTGGAAGGATACGAGTATCAGGTCCTGGAAAAGGAAGACGCTGTGGCCCAACTGCGCGCCCAGGTGGAAGACATGCAGCGAGAGGAGCTGACTCTGCGGGAGCAAAGCCAGCGCGCCCGAGAAGGCTTTTCACAACTCACAGGCAAGCTTTCGGTCGTTCAGCGTGCACTCCAGCAAGCCTCCACAAAACTGGAAAGTGTGGAGTGGGATCAAAACCAGATCACCGGACGCATCCAAGCCGCCGAGGCCCAGATCGCCTGGCAGAGGGAGGAATCCACCGTGGCCCAGGAGCAGCTCGAAGGAGCACGCATCCACGAAGGCGAGCTGGAAATCGAAATGGAGGCTTTCCTTCGGCGTGAACTTGAATCCAGCGAGCGTCTCAATGAACTCCGCACCGCGCTAGCTCTGGAGCAAAGTGCCCTGCAATCGCTGGAGCGGCAGAAAGCGCCGATGGCCACGCGTCTGCATGAACTGGAAGCGGCGATTCAGCGCTTCGATTTGGAGATCAATACTTGGCGCAGTCGCATCGAGCAAGGGATGGCAGAAAACGCCCGTTTCGCCGAGCAGGTAGAATCCCAGCGTGGGGCGATTGAGGCCATTGATGAACATTTACAAAACAAGACTGAAGAGCGTGCAGGCGCCTTCGAGCGTGTGACTGAACTGGAAAACCAGCTCGTCCAATTGCGCCAGCAGACCTCCGGACTCAGCGATTCCCGCAACCGCATCGAGGTGCAGCTTACCCGCGTGGATCTGCGCCTGGAAAACCTGATCAATCAGGTGCAGGAGCGTTACGCCTTCCACATCTCGGCCTTTGAGCCGGACTATCACGCGCTCATGTACAGCATCAGCGAGCAGAAGAAGTCACGCGGTCGCGGCGGTGACAAGCGCAAGTCCTCGACCACTGCTTTCAATGAGGCCGTGCAGGAAGTCACTGCTCAAGACACCGCTGAAGAGCAACAGAATGAAACGGAGGAGGCCGACGAATCCTCAAGCGCAGCCACTGACATGCCAGTGGTCGATGCGGATGAAGTGGACCTGGATGCCATTGAGATTCCTGGTGAAGAAGGTCACCCAGATTGGGATTTCGTCAGCGAAGTCGTCGGTGAATTGCGGCAGAAGCTGGAAAGCATCGGCGCAGTCAACCTGGATGCCATTCAGGAATTTGAGGAGCTGGAAGAGCGTCACAACTTCCTCGATACCCAGCACAACGATCTGGTGAATTCCAAGGAAGAACTTCTCCAGGTCATCGCCAGGATCAACGAGACCACGAAGATCATGTTCTCCGAGACTTTTGAACTCGTGCGTGGCTTCTTCCACAACAACTTCCGCGAGCTGTTCGGCCCCACGGCGAAAGCTGACCTCATGCTTACGGATGACACGGATCCGCTCGAGTCTGGTATCGAGATCATTGCCAAGCCACCTGGTAAGAAATTGCAGACTATTTCCCTGCTCTCCGGGGGTGAACGCAGCATGACGGCCGTGGCGCTGCTCTTCTCCATCTATCAAGTGAAGCCCAGCCCCTTCTGCGTACTGGACGAGCTTGATGCTCCGCTGGATGAATCCAACATCTCCCGCTTCCTGAAGATGCTGGACAACTTCATCGATAACTCCCAGTTCATCATCGTGACGCACAATAAGCGCACCATGAGCCGCGCGGACGTCATCTATGGAGTGTCGATGCAGGAATTTGGCATCAGCAAACCGATCGGCGTACGCATGACCACGGAGGATACCCGACCACCGAAGCAGCAAGAGCTGCGACTGGATGCCGAGGTGGCTGCCGAGGAAAGTCATCATGGCGATGAACCTCTGGAGGAAGCACAAGAGGAGCCTGTGCTGGCATCGTTGGCGGGTCTGGCGATAAAGCTACCTGGAGCAATTCAGGAAGCTTTACCTCTTCAAGACCTTACTTCTTTTCGCTCAAGATCTTAG